The DNA segment CGCCACCAGTCTGTCCAGGGTGATGGCACCGTCATTGAGCGCCGTGCAAAACGAGCCGGAGCGCCTTCGCCGCGCCTACCTGTCCGGGCTGCGGACCGTTGCGCTGATCATCAGCAGCGCCGCTGGCTGCATCTTCATTGACGCGCCGGAGATCGTGAAGGTGATGCTCGGCCCCAATTTCTTGGATTCCATCCACCTGATGCAGATCTTTGCCGTCTACATTCCTTTCGCCGTGATGACCAACCTGTCTGCGGTGCTGGCCGAGGCGACGGCCCGGTTAAACGTGAAAATTAAAATTCAGGCCGTGTATCTCGTGTTTCTGGCTCTGACCTTCTGGACGACCTACCGTCTGGGGGGTCAGATCGAGCAAATTGCCATGGTACTGGTGGCCGCTACCCTGCTGCGGAGCGTGGCGTTCGCCCTGGTGGCCCGGCAAATCATCGGGGGCAGTGGACGTCAGATCGCAGGCTCCTACGGGCTGGGGGGACTGGCATTCATCGGTTCTGCCCTGGTGACCGCTGCCGTGGTGTTCTCACTGCGGGCGCTGAATGTTCCACTCTCAGTCCTCTTTATCGTGGAACTGGCGCTGGGAGGCGCAGTGGTGGCGTCAGTACTGCTATTCGGCCCGGCCAGCGAACTCCAAGGTATGGCCCGGACCAGTTTACAGCGGTTGCGCGGACGGCTGCTCAACTCTGCCGGGTAGCAGCGCATCCAGGCGGCGGCAGACCAGACTGAACCAGACAGTCAGCCGCCCACGCCGGGACCACTTTGTTTATTTTTTATTAGCGGCCCGCCGCCTACCCTCTATTGCACCATGCGGTCTGGACAGAGTTCCACACCGTACTCTGGGAGAAGCATGTCTGCAAGCCATCTGTCCATCCTGTTCCACGGTCCCCAGCGGTCCTTGTCCTTCTCTGGAGCGGCCTTCCGTTCTTACCTGGCACATGTCTGGAAGGTGTGGCCACCGGCGCAGTTTCTGACCGGTCTCCTGGCGGGAGACGGCCTTTGAAATCCATGCCGCTGCGGTCCCCCAGGACCAGGGGTGAGCTACCACGCACTGGCTGGGTGACGTGGCTGGCGTTGCTGATGGCCGCGCTGCTGGTGGGCGTTCTGGCCACCGAGCAGCCGCTGCTGGCCGGGGCACTGGCCGCCCTGATGGTGTTGCTGGCCGGGCTGGTGCGCGTGTGGGACCGCCTGTCCCAGTTCGCCCTGGGGTTTATCGGCGTTTCGCTGATCGGTTACGCGTTTCTGGGCAAGGGCTACTCGTACATCGGGGTGCCGCCGCTGTTCGTGGGCGAGATGGCGCTGGGCGTGGGGTTGCTGGCGCTGTGGCGGGTGGGCACGGTGGGCATTCGCCATTACCGGGGGCTGCTGGCGCTGCTGGGTGTGTTCATGGTCATCGGCCTGATCAATACCGTACCGTACATCGGCCTCTACAAAATTGACGCGCTGCGCGACAGCGTGGTCTGGCTGTACGCGGCCTTCGCCCTGATCGTGGCGGGGCTGTTGCTGCGCCTGGGCTGGCTGGAGCGGGTCATCACGCAGTACGCCCGCTTCCTCCCATGGTTTCTGCTTTTTGCGCCCGTGAGTGTCGTGATCTTCAAGCTGTTCGAGAACAGCATCCCCGCGTGGCCGGGCAGCGATACGCCGCTGCTGTTCCCCAAGGGCGGGGATATCGCCGTTCATCTGGCGGGCATCGTGGCTTTCCTGCTCCTGGGCCTGCATCACCGCTTTACGTCACCAGAAAACCGCCGGGGCTGGCACGAATGGCTATGGTGGGGCCTGATCCTGCTGGGCATCCTGTCCATCTCCGAGGGGCGTGCTGGGCTGGTGACCGTCGGTGCCAGCGGGCTGTTCATCATTCTGCTGCGCCCCCGCAGCGGCTGGGGCCGTCCCCTGTATATGGTTGTCATGGTTCTGACGCTGCTGATCGCCACCAATTTCAAGCTTAACCTGGGTGGCCAGCGTGACATCTCTGCTGAATCCCTGCTGCTGAATGTCCAGAGCATCGTTGGGGATTCCGGCTCGGACGTGCGCGAGGGCACCCGCACCTGGCGGCTGGACTGGTGGAAGGAGATCGTGGACTACACCGTCTACGGTCCCTATTTCTGGACCGGCAAGGGCTACGGCATCAACCTGGCCGACTCTGACGGATTTCAGGTAGAGCAGGACCACTCGCTGAGAAACCCGCACAACGGCCACATGACCTTCCTGGCCCGCTCCGGGGTGCCGGGTTTTCTGGCCTGGGTGGCGCTGCAACTGGCCTTCGGCTTCAGCCTGCTGCGCGCCTACGCCCGCGCCCGCGCCGCCCGGAACACGCTCTGGGCCAATCTGAACCTGTGGATCTTCGCGTACTGGCTGGCTTTCCTGGTCAACGCCTCCTTCGACGTGTATCTGGAAGGGCCGCAGGGGGGCATCTGGTTCTGGTGCCTGTTCGGTTTTGGGCTGGCCGCCCTGGAAACCCAGCGCCGCCAGTTCGCCCTGTCCGAATCTCCCGCAGTTCCCTCTGCGCTGTCTGTTCCCACCGCCCTCAAGGAGTCCTGAAACGATGTCTGTTCCCACCTCGCCCGATCTGCGCCCTGCTGCCGCCACACCGTCCACTGCCACCGCACCCACCCTGACCTCCCGCTCAATTCTGGGGATGCGGGTGGATGTCACCACCTACGCGGATGCCACGGCGCGCGTGATGGACTGGGCACGCTCGGGGCAGGGGCGCTACATCTGCGCCTCCAACGTCCACATGGTCATGGAAACCAGCGACAGCGCCGAATTCCGGGACGTGGTCAACGGGGCCGATCTGGTCACTTCCGACGGCGTGCCGCTGGTGTGGGCTTTAAAGGCGCTGGGCGTGCCCCAAGCCGAGCGCGTCTATGGCCCCACCCTGATGCTGCACGTCTGCGAGGCCGCCGCCCGTGAAGGCGTGCCCATCGCCCTGTACGGCGGCACGCCCGAGAGTCTGGAGGAGTTCGTCGTTTTCCTGCATTCCCACTATCCAGGCATCGAGATCGCCTGCCTGATCGCCCCACCCTTCCGCCCCCCCACGCCCGAGGAAGACGCGCTGTACACACAGCAGATCGCCGATTCGGGGGCAAGGATCGTGTTCGTGGGCATCGGCTGCCCCAAGCAGGAGCGCTGGATGGCCGCCCACACGGACCGCCTGGACGCTGTATTGCTGGGCATGGGGGCCGCCTTCGACTTCCATTCTGGGCGGGTTCGGCAGGCCCCACCCGCCATGCAGAAGCTGGGGCTGGAGTGGCTGTTCCGCCTGATCATGGAACCCCGCCGCCTGTGGAAGCGTTACGCCAAACACAACCCGCGCTTTGTGGGCAAGTTCGCGCTGCAACTGCTGGGACAGAAGGTGATTGATAGGGGACGGACGGCGAGCAGGGGTTGAGGATGGAAAGCCAGCCTGACCGCTATCTCACTTCGAGGAAGAGTCGCAGAGTGCTTTATGCCCATCTGACAGAGCTGGCCCTGACTCATACCACCTCTCCTCTGCAAGCCTGGGAAAACGCCGTGCAGACCCTAGCCGCACAGGGCATCGGCACAGCGTCCAGCCGGGCCAAAGGTTGCCCCAAAGCGGCGTTCGTGGGCTTGGCCGAGCATGGCTATGTCCATGGATTCGCCGCCTTATCTTACAAACCTCTAGGGGAGAGCGCCAGCTACGCTCTATGCGCTTACAACTGCGCTATGACGAATCCTTCGCTTCAGCACCGTAAAGGAGACTGGGCGACGGCCGTCGCCGAGTGCGGACACTCCCGCAAGTATCACAATGGCGTGCTAGATGTCGTCGCTGCGCTTATTCAGCACAACGCCTTCCTTCCGACAGCAGAGACGGCTTCACCCTGACCCACCACAGCCCGGTGCGCGATCAGACAGTGGCGGGAAGAAGTGACCCTGCCGCTCTATGGTTGAGCTTATGCTGACCGCCTTCGCCACGCTGCTGTGTGTCACGGCGCTGCTGGCCTACCTCAACGAGCGCTTTTTCCACTTTCCCACCACCGTGGGCGTCACGCTGGCCGGGGCACTGGCCAGCATCGTGTTGATCACGCTGGACACCTTTCACCTGATTCCGGGCGTGCGCGGCTGGGCGGCGAGCCTGCTGCAAACGCTGAACTTCACCAACTTTGTCCTCAACGGCATTCTGGCCGTGCTCCTGTTCGCCGGGGCGCTGAGCCTGGACGCCCGCCAACTGCTGCGCCAGCGCGGAAGCATCCTGACGCTGGCCTTTCTCAGCACATTGATCAGCACCTTTCTGATCGGCTTCGCGGCGTATTTCGTCTTTAATCTGGTGGGGCTGGACGTACCGCTGATCTGGGCGCTGCTGTTCGGGGCGCTGATCAGTCCCACCGATCCGGTGGCGGTGCTGGACCTGTTGAAGCGGGCCAGGGTTCCGGCCAAGATTGAAACCCTGATCGCTGGGGAAAGCCTGTTCAACGACGGCGTGGGCGTGGTCATTTTTCTGGCGCTGGCGGGAATCGCGGGCATCGGCGGGCGGCACGACGGCGGCGTGAATGCCGTGGAAGTCCTGATCCTATTTCTACGCGAGGCAGGCGGCGGGCTGCTGTTCGGGGCCGTGCTGGGGGTGGTGGGTTACCGCCTGCTCCGCAGCATCAACCAGCATGCCGTGGAAATCCTGGTCACGCTGGCGCTGGTGGTGGGCGGCTATGTGGCCGCCGCCGCGCTGGAAATCAGCGGGCCACTGGCGATGGTGGTGGCCGGACTGGTGATCTCGGCCAACCGGCATGAGGTGTTCAGCGAGGAAACCGGGGAACTGGTGGAGAGTTTCTGGGAAACCATCGATCAGGTGCTGAACATTCTGCTGTTCGCCTTTATCGGGCTGGACGTGCTGCTGACCCGCACCACCGGGGCGCAACTGATCGCCAGCGCCGTGCTGATCGCCGTGGCCCTGGCCGCCCGCTGGATCAGCGTGGCGCTACCCTTCATGCTGGTCCGCGCCCGCGAGGGCTATGGGGCCTACACCGTGCGGCTGCTGACCTGGGGCGGCCTGCGCGGCGGCATCGCCATCAGTCTGGCCCTCAGTCTGCCCGCCAGCCCGTACCGCACGCATATCGTGACCGTGACCTACGCCATCGTGCTGTTCACGATTGCCGTGCAGGGCCTGACCATCCTGCCGCTGGTCCGCAGGGCCGCCGAGGCCAGCCCGGACGCCTGAAGCCAACTGGAATGCAGTTAATCTCACATTGATGTTTGTCCCCAGGCAGCCCAATACCCCCATGACGACTTCAGAAAAGACGATGTCCCGCGAGGTTCAACTGGCCGCCCGGCCCCAGGGTGCGCCCAAAAACAGCGACTTTGCGCTGGTGGACCGCGAACTGGGCCAGCCCGGTGACGGCGAGGTGCTGGTCCGCAACCTGTTCCTGAGCGTCGATCCCTACATGCGCGGGCGCATGAACGACGTCAAGTCCTACACGCCCCCCTTCGCGCTGAACGAGACCATGACCGGCGGCGCGGTGGGCGAGGTGATCGCCTCGAATGCGGACGGCCTGAGCGTGGGCGATCTGATGCTGCACGATCAGGGCTGGCGCACCCACGCGCTGCTGCCCGCCAAGGCCGCCCGCAAGGTGGACGCGATGGACGGTGTCTCGCCCAGCGCGTACCTGGGTATTCTGGGCATGCCCGGCCTGACTGCCTATGCGGGCCTGCTGGACGTGGCAGCCTTCAAGGAAGGGGACGTGGTGTTCGTTTCGGGCGCAGCGGGTGCGGTGGGCAGTGCCGTGGGCCAGATCGCCAAGCTGAAGGGCGCGGCGCGCGTGATTGGCAGCGCCGGGTCCGCCGAGAAAGTGGCGCACCTGACCGACAAACTGGGCTTCGACGCCGCCTTTAATTACAAAGACGGTTCGGTGAACAAGCTGCTGCGCGAGGCCGCCCCGGACGGCATTGACGTGTATTTCGACAACGTGGGCGGGGACCACCTGGAAGCGGCCCTGTTTTCCTTCAACCCCTTCGGGCGGGCGGCGCTGTGCGGGGCAATCAGCCAGTACAACGCCACCGAACCGGCCAGCGCCCCGCGCAATCTGGCGCTGGCGATCGGCAAGCAACTGACCCTTAAGGGCTTTATCGTCAGCAGCTACAGCCACCTGTTCTCGCAGTTCGTGCAGGAAGTCGGCGGCTGGATCGCGTCTGGCAAGTTGCACTATGACGAGACCGTGGTGGAAGGCATAGACGGCATGCCCGGCGCGTTCATGGGTCTGCTGGAAGGCCAGAACACCGGCAAGATGGTGGTCAAGCTATAAGGCGAGGACAGAGATAGACCTCCTCTCCATCGAACGCTCTGATCCCCAACAGGTCAGGGCGTTAGCGTTGCACTATGGCCAGAAAGGCGATGTCGAGTTCACTCCAGAAGCGGGCAAGTCGCTTGACCACTGCTAGGGACAGGCAACGTCTGATCAAGAGCATCACGGGGAGCCTGCGCGCCGCTGGTTACAACGTACAACATGCCGCTGTGGCCCAGGCTCAGAGCCAGTGCACGAAGTTATCCGATGGTCAGGGCGTCTGGCTTTTGCCGTCCCAGCGCCGCCCCACCCCACAATTGACGCTCCCCTCACCTTCACGCCTCAGTCCTGAATCATGAACGTTGACGAGAATGGGGGGCAATGCGCGCCCTTCTGCCCCTGCTCACCCTCGCCCTGCTGGGTGCGGCGTCGGCGCTGCCTGTCAAGGTCAGCATCGACAACATCAAGCACGAGTACCAGCGGCTGAACAACTGTGGACCGGTGACGGTGGGCATGGCGCTGAGCCGCTGGGGCGGCACCCTCAACCAGTACGACATCGCGCCCAAGCTGAAGGCGGGCGGGGGCGACGTGAACGTGTCGCCGGAGGAACTGGCGGCCTTTGCGCAGGGCCAGGGCATGAGTGTGCATCTGGCACGCGGCGGCACACCATTGATGCTCAAGCGGCTGCTGGCCGCCGGATTCCCGGTGATTGCCGAAACATGGTTCGTCACGCCCGACAGCGGCGGCATGGGCCATTACCGCCTGCTGACGGGGTACGACGACGCCAAGGGCAAGTTCTCGGCGCTGGACTCGTACATGGGCCGCCTGGGCTTTACCTACGCCGAGCTGGACGAGTTGTGGCGTTCATTCGGGCGCACCTTTCTGGTGATCGCCCCGCAAAGCAGGCAGGCCGCCCTGGACGCGGCGCTGGGCTATCACGCCGACGCGGGCATGACCAAACGCGCGGCCCTGCGCGTGTCGCTGGCCGAGGCGGAGAAGAAAAACGACGCCGTGGCATGGCTGAACGTGGGGCAGGCCAAACTGAATATGGGCGATTCAAGGGGTGCGGTGCGGGCCTTCGACGCGGCGTTCGCGGCCCGGCCCGACCCAAAACTCGATCCCACCCGCCCGGCGCGCACCGTGGGTGGGCTGGCGTGGCGCACGCTGTGGTACTCCTTCGGGCCGCTGGAGGCGTACACGCGCAACGGGCGCTACGACGCCGTGCTGCGCCTGACGAACGCCGTGCTGCACGATGCCCCCGCGCACGAGGAAATGCAGTACTGGCGGGGCCGTGCGCTGGCCGGGCTGGGTCAGAACGCAAAAGCCCAAGCGGCTTACCGCGAGGCGCTGCGCCTGCGCCCAGGCTTCGCGGCAGCACAGACGGAACTGGCGAAACTGTAAAAACCGTAGCCTTCGTTTGAAGAGTAGGGGCGGACTGATGGTCTCTCCGGCAACCTCCTGCCCCCTTTCGCCGTATAAAGGGGCATGAACGAACCTGTCCCCCAGGAGACGGTGATCAACCTGCGGCCCTCTGGCAGCGCGGAGCTGGCCCCCCGGCCTGTCACGGCGGGCAAACTGGTGCTGGCCACCGGCGGCGGGGTGCTGGCACTGGCCGTGCTGGGCGGCGCGGCGGTGGCGCTGTTCAACGTGGCGCTCACCACCGTGACCATCGCGGCCTTTGGCATCGCACTGCTGGCGGTGATCGTGCTGCTGCCCGCGCTGATGCTGGCCCTGAACGCGGGCCGGGTACGCGCCAAGGAGGCGGTGGCCCGCGCCATGCCGCTGGAAACGCTGATCTTGCAGCGCACGCAGTTCGAGAACCTGATCACCGCCAAGGGCCGTCAACTGGCCGAGGCCAACGGTCATCTGGAAGACTTCCGCCGCCTGATCGACACCAACCGCAAGGATATGGACGCCGCCGACATCGCCCGCTGGGAAACCGATTTGCAGGTCAGCCGCGACGCCTTTGGCCGCGCCCAGACCCACATGGAAGACCTGCGCGCCGATCTGGGTGAATTTGACCGCCAGATCAAGAAGGCCCGCATCGACACGCAACTGGCGCAGGCCAAGGGCAACGTGGCCTCCGCGCTGCAACAGGCCAACCTGAGCGCTGAGGACCGCCACGTTACCGAGAGCGCCCTGAGCGAGATCGCCCGCCGCGCAGGCCGCAACGCTGCCTTGCTGGACGAGGCGCTGGCCGCAGGTGAGCAGTCGGGCCGCGCCCGTGGAGGCGGAGCATGAGGCCACAACGATGACCCGCCCCCGCGTGCTGACTGCCGTGCTGGCCGCCATCCTGCTGTTGTGCGCCGCCGCCGTGTATCTGGATCAGCAGGGCTTTTTCGACGGTGGAACTACAATTTCGACACCTGACAAGCCAGCTCAACCCGTCACTCCAACCGCGCCAGTCACTCCGGCCACGCCCCCAGCCACCACCAACGGGGACGGCTACGGCGAGCTGAAATAAACCCCTTTCTCTGGAGGTCCACCATGACCCGCGTTCTGAGCCTGCTTCTGCTGTCCACCGTCGGCCTTGCCCACGCCGCCGATCCCATCTCGTTCAACGTCGCCACCGGCAGCCCCACCGGAACCTACAGCGCCATGTTCAGGAACATCGGGCAGGTCTGCGCCCAGAGCGCGTATCTCAAGGAACGCGGCACGGGCGGCAGCCTGGACAACATCGATCTGCTGATGAACAACGAGGTCTCGCTGGCCTTCGTGCAAAGTGATGTTCTCAAGGCCAGAGAGCAGATCGATCAGGACCCGCGCATGGCGAGCATCAAGGCGCTGCTGCCGCTGTACGACGAGGAAATTCATCTGTTTGCCAAACCGCCCGTGACCAGCAAGAGCTTTCTAGGCAAGACCACCGTGACGGGCGTGCAAGCTTTTGGTGACCTGAAAAACAAGCGCGTGGCGGCCTGGGGAGGCAGCGTGATCACTGCCAAGGTACTGAGCGCCAAACTGGCGGTGCCGTACAGCATCGTGCCCGTCAAGGACCAGCCTGCCGCCTTCGCCGCGCTAAACGCCGGGCAGGTGGACGCTGTGCTGGCGGTGATCGGTCAGCCCGCCCCCTGGGTCAAGGGGCTGAGCGGCGTGCAACTGGTTCCAGTGCCATTTAGCCCGCCGCTGAACGGCATCTACACCGCCGCCAAGCTGCGGTATCCCAACCTGAGCGTCTCCAGCGTGCCCACCGTGGCTGTGCAGAGCGTGCTGGTCACGCGCGATTTCAAGACCCCCGACAAGAAAGAGAAGTTGCTGGCCTACAAGAAATGCGCCGTGGGTAAGCTGGTCAACCTTCAGGAAGACGAGGGCATGCACCCCAAGTGGCAGCAGGTGACCTTCAAGACGTGGCCGTGGCCGGAGTACAAGTAGAGCTGATCTCCGCGCCCAGAAAGCTGTTGATGCTGCGGGAAAGCTGATTGCCGTCCGTTTCCGTCTCGGCCCTGAAGGCCAGGACCGCCAGGGTGCAGTGCGGCCCCGAGGTGGTGTGGCCCTCGGCATGGGCTTCGGCCAGCAGGGCGCTAAGGGCACGGGCCAGCCGCCGGTAACGCTCGGGTGAGAGGCGCAGGGTCAGCGAGTCCAGATGGGTGGGGTGGGCCTCCAGACTGGCGCTGTCGGGCAGCAGTGGCAGCAAGACCGGACGCTCGCCTGAGCCGAAGCCGTACACGTCTTCCTCGCCCTCGTGCATCAGTGTCCAGGAACGTTCGTAAGCGCGCAAAAAGCCCTGACTGAGTTCGCGCAGGTCTGCCGTGCCGTTGCCCTCCGCGTCCTCTGGAGGCACCAGACCGCTGGGCACCCGGAATTCCCGCGCCCCCTGCCCGCCTCGCGCTTCACCTCCAGCAACAGGCCCAGACCCTCCAGTTTGCGGGCGTGGTGGTGCGCCAGATTGGCCGCCATGCCCGCCGACGCCGCAATTTCACTGGGCGAACGCGGCTGCGTGAACAGGCCCAGAAAAGCGATGTTCTGACGCAGCGCGCGGGCGGCTGGAACGTCACCGATTCGCCGCGTCTCTGCCTGAGAATTGGTCATGATGCCCAATCTGAACCCGTGGCTTTCAGCGCGCGAGGGCCGGGACTGAAAGGGCGTCCGATCAACCAGAAGTCAGCACGGCACTCAGCCACCGTCAGCCTGCGCGTGCTAGGACTACGGACATGAAGCGCGTCCACACCCTGGCTTTCGCCCTGCTGACCGCCATTGCCGGAGCCGCGCCGGGTGGGGCAGATCTGAAAGCGGCAGCCCTCCAGACGGCCCAGACGCTGGGCGGCGTGCTGCGGGATTGCCCCTCCAGTTTTGCCGGAATCGGCCTGCCCGAAAAGCAGTGTGTGGGCGTGTCAGACGGCGTGGAAGACGCGCGCCTGAAACTGAATGCGGCGCTGGCAGACGATCTGTACAGCGTGTGGCGCAGCCGCGATGAGCAGCGCAGCGTCTACAACTGGCTGAAAACGGCGGGCGGGTACGTCTACCTGCGTCTCCAGCCAGACCCAGACGGACGCACCCAGACACTGGTGTACCTGGACCTGCCACCCGCCCAGGATGAATCCGCGCAGGCACAGGTTACACAGGCACAGGCCGGGCCATCCGGGGACGCACCCGCCGGGGCCACCCGGATCGGCGTTGTGATCCTGACACCCGCCCCTCCAGTCACCACCGTGCCCGCGCCGTCCCCCACGGCAGAGGCCAGCCCGCCAGCCCAGACAC comes from the Deinococcus sp. AJ005 genome and includes:
- a CDS encoding NADP-dependent oxidoreductase, with translation MTTSEKTMSREVQLAARPQGAPKNSDFALVDRELGQPGDGEVLVRNLFLSVDPYMRGRMNDVKSYTPPFALNETMTGGAVGEVIASNADGLSVGDLMLHDQGWRTHALLPAKAARKVDAMDGVSPSAYLGILGMPGLTAYAGLLDVAAFKEGDVVFVSGAAGAVGSAVGQIAKLKGAARVIGSAGSAEKVAHLTDKLGFDAAFNYKDGSVNKLLREAAPDGIDVYFDNVGGDHLEAALFSFNPFGRAALCGAISQYNATEPASAPRNLALAIGKQLTLKGFIVSSYSHLFSQFVQEVGGWIASGKLHYDETVVEGIDGMPGAFMGLLEGQNTGKMVVKL
- a CDS encoding TAXI family TRAP transporter solute-binding subunit; protein product: MTRVLSLLLLSTVGLAHAADPISFNVATGSPTGTYSAMFRNIGQVCAQSAYLKERGTGGSLDNIDLLMNNEVSLAFVQSDVLKAREQIDQDPRMASIKALLPLYDEEIHLFAKPPVTSKSFLGKTTVTGVQAFGDLKNKRVAAWGGSVITAKVLSAKLAVPYSIVPVKDQPAAFAALNAGQVDAVLAVIGQPAPWVKGLSGVQLVPVPFSPPLNGIYTAAKLRYPNLSVSSVPTVAVQSVLVTRDFKTPDKKEKLLAYKKCAVGKLVNLQEDEGMHPKWQQVTFKTWPWPEYK
- a CDS encoding O-antigen ligase — encoded protein: MTWLALLMAALLVGVLATEQPLLAGALAALMVLLAGLVRVWDRLSQFALGFIGVSLIGYAFLGKGYSYIGVPPLFVGEMALGVGLLALWRVGTVGIRHYRGLLALLGVFMVIGLINTVPYIGLYKIDALRDSVVWLYAAFALIVAGLLLRLGWLERVITQYARFLPWFLLFAPVSVVIFKLFENSIPAWPGSDTPLLFPKGGDIAVHLAGIVAFLLLGLHHRFTSPENRRGWHEWLWWGLILLGILSISEGRAGLVTVGASGLFIILLRPRSGWGRPLYMVVMVLTLLIATNFKLNLGGQRDISAESLLLNVQSIVGDSGSDVREGTRTWRLDWWKEIVDYTVYGPYFWTGKGYGINLADSDGFQVEQDHSLRNPHNGHMTFLARSGVPGFLAWVALQLAFGFSLLRAYARARAARNTLWANLNLWIFAYWLAFLVNASFDVYLEGPQGGIWFWCLFGFGLAALETQRRQFALSESPAVPSALSVPTALKES
- a CDS encoding C39 family peptidase → MRALLPLLTLALLGAASALPVKVSIDNIKHEYQRLNNCGPVTVGMALSRWGGTLNQYDIAPKLKAGGGDVNVSPEELAAFAQGQGMSVHLARGGTPLMLKRLLAAGFPVIAETWFVTPDSGGMGHYRLLTGYDDAKGKFSALDSYMGRLGFTYAELDELWRSFGRTFLVIAPQSRQAALDAALGYHADAGMTKRAALRVSLAEAEKKNDAVAWLNVGQAKLNMGDSRGAVRAFDAAFAARPDPKLDPTRPARTVGGLAWRTLWYSFGPLEAYTRNGRYDAVLRLTNAVLHDAPAHEEMQYWRGRALAGLGQNAKAQAAYREALRLRPGFAAAQTELAKL
- a CDS encoding sodium:proton antiporter; the protein is MVELMLTAFATLLCVTALLAYLNERFFHFPTTVGVTLAGALASIVLITLDTFHLIPGVRGWAASLLQTLNFTNFVLNGILAVLLFAGALSLDARQLLRQRGSILTLAFLSTLISTFLIGFAAYFVFNLVGLDVPLIWALLFGALISPTDPVAVLDLLKRARVPAKIETLIAGESLFNDGVGVVIFLALAGIAGIGGRHDGGVNAVEVLILFLREAGGGLLFGAVLGVVGYRLLRSINQHAVEILVTLALVVGGYVAAAALEISGPLAMVVAGLVISANRHEVFSEETGELVESFWETIDQVLNILLFAFIGLDVLLTRTTGAQLIASAVLIAVALAARWISVALPFMLVRAREGYGAYTVRLLTWGGLRGGIAISLALSLPASPYRTHIVTVTYAIVLFTIAVQGLTILPLVRRAAEASPDA
- a CDS encoding WecB/TagA/CpsF family glycosyltransferase, with translation MSVPTSPDLRPAAATPSTATAPTLTSRSILGMRVDVTTYADATARVMDWARSGQGRYICASNVHMVMETSDSAEFRDVVNGADLVTSDGVPLVWALKALGVPQAERVYGPTLMLHVCEAAAREGVPIALYGGTPESLEEFVVFLHSHYPGIEIACLIAPPFRPPTPEEDALYTQQIADSGARIVFVGIGCPKQERWMAAHTDRLDAVLLGMGAAFDFHSGRVRQAPPAMQKLGLEWLFRLIMEPRRLWKRYAKHNPRFVGKFALQLLGQKVIDRGRTASRG
- a CDS encoding peptidoglycan-binding protein, whose amino-acid sequence is MKRVHTLAFALLTAIAGAAPGGADLKAAALQTAQTLGGVLRDCPSSFAGIGLPEKQCVGVSDGVEDARLKLNAALADDLYSVWRSRDEQRSVYNWLKTAGGYVYLRLQPDPDGRTQTLVYLDLPPAQDESAQAQVTQAQAGPSGDAPAGATRIGVVILTPAPPVTTVPAPSPTAEASPPAQTQAVTPAPTAPAPAPATPDLAPVPFGRTLKLQNDRLHGPDVLAVQNRLIALMRPQRAGQGDGWYGPATTQTVRVFQRAAGLPITGAVDRATWNRLFSEGAMTFNAPVTP